One Granulicella sp. 5B5 DNA window includes the following coding sequences:
- a CDS encoding ferritin-like domain-containing protein, protein MGIFSADVNSLRELYLTTMEHALNSERQIAEKGLPAMIEKATNPQLKTAFSRHLEETKQHVMRLQAILDATEGEATEAKCKVTAALIGEAESQVKDAANEEIRDVVLIAAGNQVEHHEIAVYGTLRTWAELLGESEHAAILDKTLQEEENADAVLTELAERLSVAAPVA, encoded by the coding sequence ATGGGAATCTTTTCTGCCGATGTAAACAGCCTGCGTGAGCTGTATCTGACAACCATGGAGCACGCACTGAACAGCGAGCGCCAGATCGCCGAAAAGGGCCTGCCTGCAATGATCGAGAAAGCCACTAACCCGCAGTTGAAGACGGCCTTCTCGCGACACCTGGAAGAGACCAAGCAGCACGTGATGCGACTGCAGGCGATTCTGGATGCCACCGAAGGCGAAGCGACTGAGGCCAAGTGCAAGGTCACGGCGGCGCTCATCGGCGAGGCCGAGTCGCAGGTCAAGGATGCCGCCAATGAGGAGATCCGCGACGTTGTGCTGATCGCCGCGGGCAACCAGGTCGAGCACCACGAGATCGCGGTCTACGGCACGCTGCGCACTTGGGCGGAGCTGCTGGGCGAGAGCGAGCACGCGGCCATCCTCGACAAGACGCTGCAGGAGGAGGAGAACGCCGATGCCGTGCTTACCGAACTGGCGGAGCGGCTGAGTGTGGCCGCGCCGGTCGCCTAA
- a CDS encoding energy transducer TonB, with amino-acid sequence MFVESLVESTPLLRTRNRMPALASIGIQACLVAALLAIPVLHPELLPTGPIKLSTLAPPPTQAPPAPPVERLHVTAVVSSAQSAPAAPSQAIAAARNLIHSDGPGVDAPLLLIAAGAGPMNPALPFSTTGPATPNVVVRPAAPAGPLHISTGVTEGLLLAPIKPIYPEIARLTRTSGTVVIEAIISKSGTIQSAHAVSGPAMLQSAAVDAVRTARYHPYLLNGQPTEVETTITVNFRMNP; translated from the coding sequence ATGTTCGTCGAATCGCTCGTAGAATCAACGCCGCTGCTCCGCACCCGCAATCGTATGCCTGCGCTGGCCTCCATCGGCATCCAGGCCTGCCTCGTCGCCGCGCTTTTGGCCATTCCCGTGCTGCATCCGGAGCTGCTGCCCACCGGCCCCATCAAGCTCTCCACGCTGGCTCCGCCGCCCACCCAGGCACCGCCCGCACCACCGGTCGAGCGCCTGCACGTCACCGCCGTCGTTAGCTCTGCACAATCTGCTCCTGCGGCACCTTCGCAAGCCATTGCAGCGGCCCGCAATCTCATTCACTCGGATGGCCCCGGCGTTGACGCCCCGCTGCTTCTCATCGCCGCAGGTGCCGGGCCTATGAACCCAGCGCTTCCCTTCTCAACTACCGGCCCGGCGACGCCGAACGTCGTCGTCCGCCCCGCCGCACCCGCGGGTCCACTGCACATCTCAACCGGAGTTACTGAAGGCCTTCTACTTGCTCCCATCAAGCCAATCTATCCGGAGATCGCGCGGCTTACCCGCACCTCCGGCACAGTGGTCATCGAAGCCATCATCTCGAAGTCCGGCACAATCCAGAGCGCCCACGCCGTCAGCGGCCCGGCGATGCTGCAGTCCGCAGCGGTCGATGCCGTTCGCACCGCGCGCTATCACCCCTACCTGCTCAACGGCCAGCCCACCGAGGTCGAAACCACCATCACCGTCAACTTCCGCATGAACCCGTAA
- a CDS encoding HlyD family secretion protein codes for MADTNEQVPQNEAVEPKKSRRPIVIGIIVVIALVALFFYWRSTFTEDTDDAQIDGNLYQVSSRVAGQVIQVNVEEQQLVHKGDVIAQMDPTDYQVALDQAEADLATAQAQYEQASAGVPITSVNVRTQVSTSGSDVSSSEAQVSQAEAQVAAADARIAQARANAQKAQLDVDRYTPLVAKDVISKQQFDQAVAVNDADKAALDEAQRSAKASRDAVNAAKSKLASSVAQSAQSRTNAPKQVAVQEAQAAAAKASIAQAQARVDQAKLNLGYTKIVAPEDGIVSKKSVVVGENLSVGQSLVTIVPLTDLWVTANFKETQLAEMKPGQTVKIEVDALGGRKFTGKVTQIGGATGSSLSLFPPENATGNYVKVVQRIPVRIDFTDLQDENKDEALRIGMSVEPTVRVKQ; via the coding sequence GTGGCCGATACGAATGAGCAAGTGCCGCAGAACGAGGCCGTGGAGCCGAAGAAGAGCCGCAGACCGATCGTGATCGGAATCATTGTGGTGATCGCGCTAGTCGCGCTGTTCTTCTACTGGCGTTCGACGTTCACCGAAGACACCGACGATGCGCAGATCGATGGCAACCTGTATCAGGTGAGCTCGCGCGTGGCCGGGCAGGTGATCCAGGTCAATGTGGAAGAGCAGCAGCTGGTTCATAAGGGCGATGTGATCGCGCAGATGGACCCCACCGACTACCAGGTTGCGCTGGACCAGGCGGAGGCTGACCTGGCGACGGCGCAGGCGCAGTATGAGCAGGCGAGCGCAGGTGTGCCGATCACGAGCGTGAACGTGCGGACGCAGGTGTCGACCAGCGGTTCGGACGTGTCCAGCTCCGAGGCGCAGGTCTCGCAGGCTGAAGCACAGGTAGCGGCGGCAGATGCGCGTATCGCGCAGGCCAGGGCGAACGCCCAGAAGGCCCAGCTCGATGTGGACCGTTATACGCCGCTGGTGGCCAAGGACGTCATCTCGAAGCAGCAGTTCGACCAGGCGGTGGCTGTGAATGACGCGGACAAGGCCGCCCTGGATGAAGCGCAGCGCAGTGCGAAGGCGTCGCGCGACGCGGTAAACGCGGCGAAGTCGAAGCTGGCGTCGTCGGTGGCGCAGTCGGCGCAGTCGCGAACCAATGCGCCGAAGCAGGTTGCGGTGCAGGAGGCGCAGGCGGCTGCCGCGAAGGCGTCCATCGCCCAGGCGCAGGCCCGCGTTGACCAGGCGAAGCTGAACCTCGGCTACACGAAGATCGTGGCGCCGGAGGACGGCATCGTCAGCAAGAAGAGTGTGGTGGTGGGCGAGAACCTGAGCGTCGGCCAGTCGCTGGTGACGATCGTTCCGCTGACCGACCTGTGGGTGACGGCGAACTTCAAGGAGACGCAGCTGGCGGAGATGAAGCCCGGCCAGACGGTCAAGATTGAGGTGGATGCTCTGGGTGGCCGCAAGTTCACCGGCAAGGTCACGCAGATCGGTGGCGCGACCGGCTCGTCGTTGAGCCTGTTCCCGCCGGAGAACGCGACCGGCAACTATGTGAAGGTGGTGCAGCGTATCCCCGTCCGCATCGACTTCACGGACCTGCAGGACGAAAACAAGGATGAAGCTCTCCGCATCGGCATGAGCGTTGAGCCGACGGTCCGCGTGAAACAGTAG
- a CDS encoding TolC family protein, with protein MATATVRSMVTLAALLALSGGLLAQLPGTSGPPSSGTDELPVAVQAQQQLSQPGPPVSPNSTANPSNVDQNFKGSLTEGKATDGVLPLSLDEAMQRGLRTNLGLVLTSANARGQGGQRLVALQDLLPKVTGSASYTVEQVDLAAYGLKFPGINPIIGPFQVIDFRAYLTDDLVNLESFQKYMAAKHNFESAKLSAQDARDLVVLTVGNQYLVCVADKSRIAAVEAELASSKVSLDQATDAHEAGTSPRLDVLRAQVDYQSEQQTLISAQNSLEKDKLALARAIGLPLDQKFEVTDTEPFQALDAPDPNAALQQALKQRKDLAAAVENTKAAEAQKKAAFDDQLPTAKVTGNFGDLGETPNHSHGTYTAEGEIDAPIFQVVKTRGNNEVAKAQLVQAQAKQSDQVQQVNQDVRDAILDIQTAAKLVDVAKSNVELAREALNEAQERFKAGVADQLPVSQALATDRQAEDQYIAALYQHNVAKLSLARALGVASTNYKDYLGGK; from the coding sequence GTGGCGACTGCTACGGTCCGCAGCATGGTAACGCTGGCGGCGCTTTTGGCGCTGTCGGGTGGGCTGTTGGCGCAGTTGCCCGGAACCTCGGGACCGCCTAGCAGCGGCACCGATGAACTGCCGGTGGCGGTGCAGGCGCAGCAACAACTGTCACAGCCGGGACCCCCGGTGAGTCCGAACAGTACAGCGAACCCGTCGAACGTGGACCAGAACTTCAAAGGTTCGCTCACCGAGGGCAAGGCGACAGACGGCGTGCTGCCGTTGAGCCTGGATGAGGCGATGCAACGCGGGCTGCGGACGAACCTCGGGCTGGTGCTGACGAGCGCGAACGCGCGCGGACAGGGCGGGCAGCGGCTGGTGGCGTTGCAGGACCTGCTGCCGAAGGTGACCGGCTCAGCCTCGTACACGGTAGAGCAGGTGGATCTGGCGGCCTATGGCCTGAAGTTTCCGGGGATCAACCCGATCATCGGGCCGTTCCAGGTAATCGACTTCCGGGCGTACCTGACCGATGACCTTGTGAACCTGGAGTCGTTCCAGAAATATATGGCGGCGAAGCACAACTTCGAGTCGGCCAAGCTGAGTGCGCAGGACGCGCGTGACCTGGTGGTGCTGACGGTCGGCAACCAGTACCTGGTGTGCGTGGCGGACAAGTCGCGCATTGCGGCGGTCGAGGCGGAGCTGGCAAGCTCGAAGGTGTCGCTGGACCAGGCCACCGACGCGCACGAGGCGGGCACGAGCCCAAGGCTCGACGTGCTGCGCGCGCAGGTGGACTACCAGAGTGAGCAGCAGACGCTGATCTCGGCGCAGAACTCGCTGGAGAAGGACAAGCTGGCGCTGGCGCGGGCGATTGGCCTGCCGCTGGACCAGAAGTTTGAGGTGACGGACACCGAGCCGTTCCAGGCGCTGGATGCTCCGGACCCGAATGCGGCGCTGCAGCAGGCGCTGAAACAGCGCAAGGACCTTGCCGCAGCGGTGGAGAACACCAAGGCCGCCGAGGCGCAGAAGAAAGCCGCCTTCGACGACCAGTTGCCGACAGCCAAGGTGACTGGCAACTTCGGCGACCTGGGTGAGACGCCGAACCACTCGCATGGGACGTACACGGCCGAAGGCGAGATCGACGCGCCGATCTTCCAGGTGGTGAAAACCAGAGGCAACAACGAGGTTGCCAAGGCTCAGCTTGTGCAGGCGCAGGCCAAGCAGAGCGACCAGGTGCAGCAGGTGAACCAGGATGTGCGCGACGCGATCCTCGACATCCAGACGGCGGCGAAGCTGGTGGATGTGGCGAAGAGCAACGTGGAGCTGGCTCGCGAGGCGCTGAACGAGGCGCAGGAACGTTTCAAGGCGGGCGTGGCGGACCAGCTGCCCGTCTCGCAGGCGCTGGCGACCGACCGCCAGGCTGAAGACCAATACATTGCAGCGCTGTACCAGCACAACGTGGCCAAGCTTTCTCTGGCGCGGGCGCTGGGTGTGGCGTCGACGAACTACAAAGATTATCTGGGAGGGAAGTAA
- a CDS encoding Gfo/Idh/MocA family oxidoreductase has protein sequence MSPSPIRTAVLGYGLAGRVFHCPFVSAVPGLELSAIALRSPESAAKTAEAVRSIYPNTRILSSIDEAINSPDIDLIVVGTPNDSHVEYGRAALKAGKHVVIDKPLAPTSAECTELIDLAARHGTVLAPFHNRRFDSDFLTVKKLIHEGVFGRVNQVLSHYDRFRPIQRPNSWKEAPGLASGLLYDLGPHLIDQALALFGAPTHITASVRFDRDKTDIDDAFDITFDFTIDGHNLRYGCHSTMLAAEPSPRFLVHGTHASYTKFGLDPQEAALLGGARPPVLDTASHSTETSWITEPESMWGVLTTATQRIEPVKFERADYPTVPGDYRQFYLSVRDAIHGNSALAVPASAGYRTMRLIELALQSSAERRTLPVEF, from the coding sequence ATGAGTCCCTCCCCGATTCGCACCGCCGTTCTGGGCTATGGTCTAGCCGGACGTGTCTTCCACTGCCCCTTCGTCTCCGCCGTCCCCGGCCTGGAGCTCTCCGCCATCGCACTGCGCTCCCCGGAGTCCGCCGCAAAGACCGCCGAAGCCGTCCGCTCCATCTATCCCAACACTCGCATCCTCAGCTCCATCGACGAGGCCATCAACTCCCCCGACATCGACCTCATCGTCGTCGGCACACCCAACGACTCCCACGTCGAGTACGGCCGCGCCGCGCTCAAAGCCGGCAAGCACGTCGTCATCGACAAGCCGCTCGCGCCCACCTCGGCCGAGTGTACCGAGCTCATCGACCTCGCCGCCCGCCACGGCACCGTCCTCGCACCCTTCCACAACCGCCGCTTCGACTCCGACTTCCTCACCGTCAAAAAGCTCATCCACGAAGGCGTCTTCGGCCGCGTGAATCAAGTCCTTTCGCACTACGACCGTTTCCGCCCTATCCAGCGCCCCAATAGCTGGAAGGAGGCCCCCGGCCTGGCCAGCGGCCTGCTCTACGACCTCGGCCCTCATCTTATAGACCAGGCACTCGCCCTCTTCGGCGCGCCCACGCACATCACCGCCAGCGTCCGCTTCGACCGCGACAAGACCGACATCGACGATGCCTTCGACATTACCTTCGATTTCACCATCGACGGTCACAACCTGCGCTACGGCTGCCACTCCACCATGCTCGCCGCCGAGCCCTCGCCGCGCTTTCTGGTCCACGGCACCCACGCCAGCTACACCAAGTTCGGCCTCGATCCGCAGGAGGCCGCTCTGCTCGGCGGTGCCCGCCCGCCAGTTCTCGACACCGCCAGCCACAGCACCGAAACCTCCTGGATCACCGAGCCCGAGTCCATGTGGGGTGTGCTCACCACCGCTACCCAGCGCATCGAGCCCGTCAAGTTCGAGCGCGCTGACTACCCCACCGTCCCCGGAGACTACCGCCAGTTCTACCTCAGCGTTCGCGATGCCATCCACGGCAACTCCGCGCTCGCTGTCCCGGCCTCCGCCGGCTACCGCACCATGCGCCTCATCGAACTCGCCCTGCAGTCCAGCGCCGAGCGCCGCACCCTGCCCGTCGAGTTCTAA
- a CDS encoding VTT domain-containing protein, whose translation MFSLMRLFEHHAYTILFTWVLAEQGGMPIPSLPVMLAAGTMSAAHRLHIAYVLPVILLACLIADSVWYYMGKRFGRKILNLLCRFSLESTTCVAKTQGTMMKRGAFTLLFAKFVPGLSTVAAPIAGQAGIAYPVFVAYDMLGSLIWAAAWLFAGRFFGDVAKRSQDFFGLLEHLAGPLVLAGVLGLLIHRLWKRRQFRRQLRGLRLEPQALMALIEEANEEGKDRPFIVDLRHPLDVLSDPLVLPGALRIGPDELRQRRELIPSDRDIVLYCTCPSEETSMKVALDLRRLGVQRVRPLRGGLQGWKDAGYPLDVVESVVQEPVLTPITLR comes from the coding sequence ATGTTTTCGCTCATGCGGCTGTTTGAACATCACGCCTACACGATCCTGTTCACCTGGGTGCTGGCCGAACAGGGCGGGATGCCGATTCCGAGCCTTCCGGTGATGCTTGCTGCGGGAACGATGAGCGCCGCGCATCGGCTGCACATCGCGTATGTGCTGCCGGTGATCCTGTTGGCGTGCCTGATTGCGGATTCGGTCTGGTACTACATGGGCAAGCGGTTTGGGAGGAAGATTCTGAACCTGCTGTGCCGGTTCTCGCTGGAGTCGACCACCTGCGTGGCGAAGACGCAGGGCACGATGATGAAGCGTGGCGCGTTTACGCTGCTGTTTGCGAAGTTCGTGCCGGGGCTGAGCACGGTGGCCGCTCCGATCGCCGGGCAGGCTGGGATCGCGTACCCGGTGTTTGTGGCGTATGACATGCTGGGCTCGCTGATATGGGCCGCGGCGTGGCTGTTTGCTGGCCGGTTTTTTGGCGATGTCGCCAAGCGCAGTCAAGACTTCTTCGGGCTATTGGAGCACCTTGCCGGGCCGCTGGTGCTGGCCGGGGTGTTGGGACTGCTGATCCATAGACTATGGAAGCGGCGGCAGTTCCGGAGACAGCTGCGGGGGTTGCGGCTGGAGCCGCAGGCGCTGATGGCGCTGATCGAAGAGGCCAACGAAGAGGGCAAGGACCGGCCGTTCATCGTGGACCTGCGTCACCCGCTGGATGTGCTGTCTGACCCGCTGGTGTTGCCCGGCGCGCTGCGTATTGGACCGGACGAGTTGAGGCAGCGCCGCGAGCTGATCCCAAGCGACCGCGATATTGTGCTGTACTGCACGTGCCCGAGCGAAGAGACCAGCATGAAGGTCGCGTTGGATCTGCGGCGATTGGGTGTGCAGCGGGTGCGTCCTCTGCGCGGGGGCTTGCAAGGGTGGAAGGATGCGGGGTATCCGCTGGACGTGGTGGAGAGCGTGGTGCAGGAGCCTGTGCTGACGCCGATCACGCTGCGGTAA
- a CDS encoding MgtC/SapB family protein, with amino-acid sequence MADQAHIQMATDVLLSGSSVKRLLMSCAMGGAVGIEREWRQKDSGLRTNMLICMGAALFTIMSEVLAGDSTPNKGQVAANIVQGVGFLGAGLILHSKVRVFGLTSAATVFVVAAIGMTCGAGLYLVSLAATALVLIALQLVGLFEMKLAWKRYPMIYEVRANVGPVLPMKVVDQDRAEAMAEDVAAALHRMQRAILHALDSAGQRLSVLERDNVAGIERVAFTVMATMKTHNRLLAELRASDATDQVVAFKDAEEE; translated from the coding sequence ATGGCGGACCAAGCGCATATTCAGATGGCGACAGACGTGCTGCTTTCCGGCAGTTCGGTGAAGCGGCTGTTGATGTCGTGCGCCATGGGCGGTGCGGTCGGCATCGAGCGCGAGTGGCGTCAGAAGGACTCCGGCCTGCGCACGAACATGCTTATCTGCATGGGCGCGGCGCTATTTACGATTATGAGCGAGGTCCTCGCCGGCGACTCGACGCCCAACAAGGGACAGGTTGCTGCCAACATCGTGCAGGGTGTCGGCTTTCTCGGCGCCGGGCTCATCCTGCACTCGAAGGTGCGGGTCTTTGGCCTAACCAGCGCAGCGACGGTGTTTGTGGTTGCGGCTATCGGGATGACGTGTGGGGCCGGGTTGTACCTTGTGTCGCTGGCGGCTACAGCGCTGGTGCTCATCGCGCTGCAGCTGGTGGGTCTGTTTGAGATGAAGCTGGCGTGGAAGCGCTACCCGATGATCTATGAGGTGCGCGCGAACGTTGGCCCCGTGCTGCCGATGAAGGTGGTCGACCAGGACCGCGCCGAGGCAATGGCGGAGGATGTGGCTGCTGCGCTGCACCGGATGCAGCGCGCGATTCTGCATGCGCTGGACTCCGCCGGTCAGCGGCTGAGCGTGCTGGAGCGCGACAACGTGGCGGGCATCGAGCGCGTGGCGTTTACTGTGATGGCGACGATGAAGACGCACAACCGCCTGCTGGCAGAGTTGCGAGCAAGCGATGCGACGGACCAGGTTGTCGCGTTCAAAGATGCGGAGGAAGAGTAG
- the mtnP gene encoding S-methyl-5'-thioadenosine phosphorylase: protein MAKAEIGIIGGSGLYNMDGLTEVHEEKVETPFGDPSEVFLLGKLEGRDVAFLARHGKGHRILPSELNFKANIYAMKALGVKSILSVSAVGSLKEEHKPTDFVIPDQFIDRTFDRSATFFGNGVVGHVAFGDPVCPIVSKAFADACAEVGVVGKLGGTYICMEGPQFSTKAESRLYRSWGADVIGMTNLQEAKLAREAELSYATLAMVTDYDCWFEGHDAVTIEQVIAVMHQNSGNAQKVVKAAVRLMPTDLSASPAQTAAKFATMTDKTMIPDATRKKLELLYGKYW, encoded by the coding sequence TTGGCGAAGGCAGAGATCGGGATTATCGGCGGTAGCGGGCTGTACAACATGGATGGCCTGACCGAGGTGCATGAAGAAAAAGTGGAGACGCCGTTTGGCGATCCCAGCGAGGTGTTTTTGCTGGGCAAGCTGGAGGGCCGCGATGTGGCATTCCTGGCTCGGCACGGAAAGGGCCATCGCATCCTGCCCAGCGAGTTGAACTTTAAGGCAAACATCTATGCGATGAAGGCGCTCGGCGTGAAGAGCATCCTGAGCGTGAGCGCGGTGGGCAGTCTGAAGGAAGAACACAAGCCAACCGACTTCGTGATCCCTGACCAGTTCATCGACCGCACGTTCGACCGCAGTGCCACGTTCTTTGGCAACGGTGTCGTCGGGCATGTGGCGTTTGGCGACCCGGTATGTCCGATCGTGAGCAAGGCGTTTGCGGATGCGTGCGCGGAGGTGGGCGTCGTGGGCAAGCTGGGCGGCACGTACATCTGCATGGAGGGTCCGCAGTTTTCAACCAAGGCGGAGTCGCGGCTGTATCGCAGCTGGGGCGCGGACGTGATCGGCATGACCAACCTGCAGGAGGCCAAGCTCGCGCGTGAAGCCGAACTGAGCTATGCCACGCTCGCGATGGTGACCGACTACGACTGCTGGTTCGAGGGCCATGATGCCGTAACCATCGAGCAGGTGATCGCGGTGATGCACCAGAACAGCGGCAACGCGCAGAAGGTGGTGAAGGCCGCGGTTCGCCTGATGCCCACAGACCTTAGCGCCAGCCCCGCGCAGACCGCCGCGAAGTTTGCGACGATGACCGACAAGACGATGATCCCCGATGCAACGCGCAAGAAGCTCGAATTGCTCTATGGGAAGTACTGGTAG
- a CDS encoding PfkB family carbohydrate kinase — translation MSILVVGSVAFDSLETPSGKRDRVLGGAATHFALAASFFTKVRVVGVVGEDFLPEHEAVLTSKGVDTTGIEHVHGKSFHWTGSYIKDLAEAETLATYLNVFADFEPKIPESYLDSEHLFLANIDPVLQLRVRQAMPNAKLIAGDTMNYWISAHRENLERVMKELDVLVINGKEVLMLSDETNWVRGAKKVLAMGPKSLVVKYAEHGVAGFFSEEMLAKMDLCEPAERTIFRAPATPVEDVVDPTGAGDSFAGGFYGYIASQGAQNGGKLTPEVYRTAMFYGSVMGSLAVEAFGTERLQRTTREEIDARFAELKRISHL, via the coding sequence ATGTCGATATTGGTAGTAGGTTCGGTGGCGTTCGATTCGTTGGAGACGCCGAGTGGCAAGCGTGACCGCGTGCTGGGTGGTGCGGCGACGCACTTCGCGCTGGCGGCCAGCTTCTTTACGAAGGTGCGTGTGGTTGGTGTGGTAGGTGAGGACTTTCTGCCCGAGCATGAGGCTGTGCTGACCTCAAAGGGCGTTGACACGACCGGCATTGAGCACGTGCACGGCAAGAGCTTCCACTGGACGGGCAGCTACATAAAGGACCTCGCCGAGGCGGAGACGCTCGCGACGTACCTGAACGTCTTCGCAGACTTCGAGCCGAAGATCCCGGAGAGCTACCTTGACAGCGAGCATCTCTTCCTTGCGAACATCGACCCCGTGTTGCAGCTGCGTGTGCGCCAGGCGATGCCAAACGCGAAGCTGATTGCGGGCGACACAATGAACTATTGGATCTCCGCGCACCGGGAAAACCTTGAGCGCGTGATGAAGGAGCTGGATGTGCTCGTCATCAACGGCAAGGAAGTGCTGATGCTGAGCGACGAGACGAACTGGGTGCGCGGCGCGAAGAAGGTGCTCGCCATGGGGCCGAAGTCGCTGGTGGTGAAGTATGCCGAGCATGGCGTGGCGGGCTTCTTCTCCGAGGAGATGCTGGCGAAGATGGACCTCTGCGAGCCTGCCGAGCGCACGATCTTCCGCGCGCCGGCGACACCGGTTGAGGATGTCGTTGACCCAACGGGCGCGGGCGATTCATTCGCAGGTGGCTTCTACGGCTACATCGCCTCGCAGGGCGCGCAGAACGGCGGCAAGCTGACGCCAGAGGTCTACCGGACGGCGATGTTCTACGGCAGCGTGATGGGCTCGTTGGCGGTGGAGGCGTTCGGCACGGAGCGGCTGCAACGCACAACGCGCGAGGAGATCGACGCGCGGTTCGCCGAGTTGAAACGGATCTCGCACCTCTAG
- a CDS encoding UbiD family decarboxylase: MAYESLREWLKVLDKAGELKRVTAEVSPILEMAEIADRASKSGKGTAKAGGPALLFENVAGYPGARVLMNQFGSTKRMQMALEVDSLDEIAGRIETLIHPVAPSGMLDKLKMLPMLAEVGGYFPKTISAKNAPCKEVVLRGEDVDVLKFPVLKTWPEDGGRFITLPCVITQNPSTGKRNVGMYRMQVYDGKTAGMHWQRQKVAAEHARDRMRAVAEDAAGQVEMMAVTAGGTAAAGQHTMPQHVVTKIRGERMEVAVVIGTDPATTFSAIVPAPPEVEEYLIAGFLRQKAVELVKCETVDLEVPAHAEIVLEGYVELGELRTEGPFGDHTGFYTMQDEYPVLHLTCITHRKDPIYAATVVGKPPMEDTWMIKAVERIFLPLMKLTIPEIVDINLPAEGVAHNLMLVSIRKSYAGQARKVMHAIWGLGQAMFTKCIVVVDEDCDVQDVGEVMLRAGNNIDPERDIQFTMGPVDTLDHASRLPNYGSKMGIDATRKWAAEGFTRQWPTMMTMPKDVKAKADAIWKKLGIE; encoded by the coding sequence GTGGCATACGAAAGCCTGCGTGAGTGGTTGAAGGTGCTGGACAAGGCCGGCGAGTTGAAGCGGGTGACGGCCGAGGTCTCGCCAATATTGGAGATGGCGGAGATCGCCGATCGTGCCTCGAAAAGCGGCAAGGGGACAGCGAAGGCTGGTGGCCCGGCGCTGCTGTTTGAGAACGTTGCGGGTTATCCCGGCGCACGCGTGCTGATGAACCAGTTCGGCAGCACGAAGCGTATGCAGATGGCGCTGGAGGTGGACTCGCTCGACGAGATCGCCGGACGCATTGAGACGCTGATTCATCCTGTGGCGCCGAGCGGCATGTTGGATAAGCTGAAGATGCTGCCGATGCTCGCTGAGGTGGGCGGCTATTTTCCGAAGACCATCAGCGCGAAGAATGCGCCTTGCAAAGAGGTGGTCCTGCGCGGTGAGGACGTCGATGTGCTGAAGTTCCCGGTGCTGAAGACGTGGCCTGAAGATGGCGGCAGGTTTATCACGTTGCCGTGTGTGATCACGCAGAATCCAAGCACCGGCAAGCGCAATGTAGGCATGTACCGGATGCAGGTGTATGACGGCAAGACGGCAGGCATGCACTGGCAGCGGCAGAAGGTCGCAGCAGAGCACGCGCGCGACCGCATGAGGGCTGTGGCGGAAGACGCCGCAGGCCAGGTCGAGATGATGGCCGTCACCGCGGGTGGCACGGCAGCGGCAGGCCAGCACACCATGCCGCAGCATGTGGTGACGAAGATCCGCGGCGAACGGATGGAGGTCGCCGTGGTCATCGGCACCGATCCGGCGACGACGTTCAGCGCGATTGTTCCCGCGCCGCCTGAGGTGGAGGAGTATCTCATCGCGGGTTTCCTGCGGCAGAAGGCCGTGGAGCTGGTGAAGTGCGAGACTGTGGATCTCGAAGTCCCGGCGCACGCGGAGATCGTGCTCGAAGGCTATGTCGAGCTCGGCGAACTGCGCACGGAAGGGCCGTTCGGCGACCACACCGGCTTCTACACCATGCAGGACGAGTACCCGGTGCTGCACCTCACCTGCATCACGCACCGTAAAGATCCCATCTATGCGGCGACCGTCGTCGGCAAGCCGCCGATGGAAGATACATGGATGATCAAGGCGGTGGAGCGGATATTTCTGCCGCTGATGAAACTGACGATTCCGGAGATCGTCGACATCAACCTGCCGGCGGAAGGAGTGGCGCACAACCTGATGCTGGTGAGCATCCGCAAGAGCTATGCGGGACAGGCGCGCAAGGTGATGCATGCGATCTGGGGACTGGGGCAGGCGATGTTCACCAAGTGCATCGTGGTGGTGGATGAGGACTGCGATGTGCAGGATGTGGGCGAGGTGATGCTGCGCGCCGGCAACAACATTGATCCGGAGCGCGACATCCAGTTCACGATGGGCCCGGTGGACACGCTGGACCACGCGAGCCGCCTGCCGAACTACGGCTCCAAGATGGGCATTGATGCGACGCGCAAATGGGCGGCCGAGGGCTTCACGCGCCAGTGGCCCACGATGATGACCATGCCGAAGGACGTGAAGGCGAAGGCCGATGCCATCTGGAAGAAACTGGGAATCGAGTAG